In one Echinicola marina genomic region, the following are encoded:
- a CDS encoding ribonucleotide-diphosphate reductase subunit beta, whose protein sequence is MQNPEPLLAQGDNSRFVLFPIQHDDIWEYYKKAEASFWTAEEIDLSQDIKDWKNMTDDERHFISHVLAFFAASDGIVNENLAEHFVAEVQYTEAKFFYGFQIAMENIHSETYSLLIDTYIKDAAERDRLFNAIEHLDCVKKKADWALRWIDKGSFHERLIAFAAVEGIFFSGSFCSIFWLKKRGLMPGLTFSNELISRDEGLHCDFACHLYTQHITNHLPKETVSEIIQDAVAIEKEFVTDALPVRLIGMNAELMCQYIEFVADRLLVELGCEKVWNSTNPFDFMDMISLQGKTNFFEKRVGDYQKAGVMKGKDASDSSKFSIEEDF, encoded by the coding sequence ATGCAAAATCCGGAACCCCTATTAGCGCAAGGAGATAACAGCAGGTTCGTATTATTCCCAATTCAACATGATGATATATGGGAATATTATAAAAAAGCCGAAGCCAGCTTTTGGACTGCAGAAGAGATAGACCTTAGCCAAGATATTAAGGACTGGAAAAACATGACTGATGATGAAAGACATTTCATCTCTCATGTTTTGGCGTTTTTTGCGGCCAGTGACGGTATTGTAAATGAAAATTTAGCTGAGCACTTTGTAGCAGAAGTACAATATACAGAGGCTAAGTTTTTCTACGGTTTTCAGATTGCCATGGAAAACATCCACTCTGAGACCTATAGTTTATTGATCGATACCTATATCAAAGACGCTGCCGAAAGGGACAGACTGTTCAATGCCATTGAACATTTGGATTGCGTCAAGAAAAAAGCTGACTGGGCATTGAGATGGATCGATAAAGGTAGTTTCCATGAAAGATTGATTGCTTTTGCTGCTGTGGAGGGAATTTTCTTCTCAGGTTCATTCTGCTCCATTTTCTGGCTAAAGAAAAGAGGTCTGATGCCTGGACTAACTTTCTCCAACGAATTAATTTCAAGAGATGAGGGGCTGCACTGCGACTTTGCATGTCACTTGTACACCCAGCATATCACTAATCACTTACCAAAAGAAACTGTATCTGAAATTATTCAAGACGCTGTGGCCATTGAAAAAGAATTCGTAACCGACGCCCTTCCGGTAAGGTTGATCGGTATGAATGCAGAATTAATGTGCCAATATATTGAGTTTGTAGCCGATAGGCTGTTGGTAGAATTGGGCTGTGAAAAAGTATGGAACAGCACCAATCCTTTTGACTTTATGGACATGATCTCATTACAAGGTAAGACCAATTTCTTTGAGAAGAGAGTTGGAGATTACCAAAAGGCTGGGGTTATGAAAGGTAAAGACGCATCTGATTCCTCTAAGTTTTCCATTGAAGAGGACTTTTAA
- the rplU gene encoding 50S ribosomal protein L21: MYAIVNIAGKQFKVTKDQFVYAPKMQGDVDASVEFDEVLLADDNGTVSVGAPTVAGAKVTGKILDHVKGDKVIVFKKKRRKGYKKKNGHRQEFTKILIENITL; this comes from the coding sequence ATGTACGCAATAGTTAACATAGCAGGAAAGCAGTTCAAAGTAACTAAAGATCAATTTGTCTATGCACCTAAGATGCAAGGCGATGTTGACGCTTCCGTTGAATTCGATGAGGTATTGTTGGCAGATGACAACGGTACAGTATCGGTAGGTGCCCCTACAGTGGCAGGCGCCAAGGTGACAGGAAAAATTCTTGATCATGTAAAAGGTGACAAAGTAATCGTCTTCAAAAAGAAGAGAAGAAAAGGTTACAAAAAGAAAAACGGTCACAGACAAGAATTCACTAAAATACTTATTGAAAACATTACTCTTTAA
- the rpmA gene encoding 50S ribosomal protein L27, which produces MAHKKGVGSSKNGRESHSKRLGVKKFGGEAVIAGNIIVRQRGTKHHAGLNVKVGKDHTLFAVADGKVEFKKKHDGKSYVSVIPAEA; this is translated from the coding sequence ATGGCTCACAAGAAAGGTGTCGGTAGTTCCAAAAACGGTAGAGAATCCCATAGTAAACGACTTGGTGTGAAAAAATTCGGTGGAGAAGCCGTTATTGCAGGAAACATCATCGTTAGACAAAGAGGAACCAAGCATCACGCTGGATTGAACGTAAAAGTGGGTAAAGATCACACTTTGTTCGCTGTAGCTGATGGTAAGGTTGAATTTAAGAAGAAGCATGATGGTAAATCTTATGTAAGCGTAATTCCAGCTGAGGCATAA
- a CDS encoding HlyD family secretion protein, translating to MKTVFPSSIVEQTSEYYQNKITVRSRIIYISILILVMGIFFSLPYIEVDVSVKGEGKFQTSLSRNEIYAPISGRVSAINIVENGSVQKGSVLAEIKSDQVDLEIDGLDSRGVQVQEFISDLKKLMEVSPNNTSDFSPRDLESKYYKAAYYEYNSEVQQLRNVLEKEKRDVKRAKLLFDSKALSLVEYDEIRAKFERALTNLDLFQSKKLSIWEQELASYQREMAKLGNNKKLLRDKLHQFKIIAGVSGTIVNFENIRPGDFVFANQKIAEISPDSTLRAVTYLSPADIAFVKPGQKVLFQVDAYDYNQWGLLEGEVNEISKDLQMISENEVAFRVVCNLNSNTLDLQNGIEGEVRRGMTFQSRFLVTRRSLYQLLYDQVDNWLNPAVQ from the coding sequence ATGAAGACTGTTTTTCCTTCATCTATCGTCGAACAGACCTCAGAGTATTATCAGAACAAGATTACTGTCAGGTCTAGGATTATCTATATTAGTATATTGATTCTTGTAATGGGGATCTTTTTCAGTTTGCCATATATTGAGGTGGATGTGTCGGTGAAGGGAGAGGGCAAGTTCCAGACCTCCTTGAGCAGGAATGAAATTTATGCACCCATTTCGGGACGGGTATCAGCTATCAATATTGTTGAAAATGGGTCTGTACAAAAGGGAAGTGTTTTGGCGGAAATTAAGTCCGATCAGGTGGATTTGGAGATAGATGGACTTGACAGTCGTGGGGTACAGGTTCAGGAATTTATTTCTGATCTTAAAAAATTAATGGAAGTGAGTCCCAATAATACAAGTGACTTTTCTCCTAGGGATTTAGAATCCAAGTATTATAAAGCGGCATATTATGAGTACAATTCGGAGGTACAGCAGCTTAGAAATGTTTTGGAAAAGGAAAAGCGGGATGTGAAAAGGGCCAAGTTATTATTTGATAGCAAGGCATTGTCATTGGTAGAGTATGATGAGATAAGGGCAAAGTTCGAGCGGGCTTTGACTAACTTAGATCTTTTCCAAAGCAAAAAGCTTTCTATCTGGGAGCAAGAGCTGGCTAGTTATCAGCGTGAAATGGCCAAACTAGGTAATAATAAAAAGTTGCTTAGGGACAAGCTACATCAGTTTAAGATCATTGCAGGTGTTTCTGGGACCATAGTGAACTTCGAAAATATTAGACCGGGTGATTTTGTGTTCGCCAATCAAAAAATTGCGGAGATTTCTCCTGACAGTACTTTAAGAGCAGTCACTTATCTTTCTCCTGCGGATATTGCTTTTGTGAAGCCTGGGCAAAAAGTTCTTTTTCAGGTGGATGCCTATGACTATAATCAGTGGGGGCTGCTGGAAGGAGAGGTGAATGAAATAAGTAAAGACCTACAGATGATTTCAGAAAATGAGGTTGCTTTTAGGGTTGTCTGTAACTTGAACAGCAATACTTTAGATTTACAAAACGGGATTGAGGGTGAAGTGAGAAGAGGGATGACTTTTCAGAGCCGTTTTCTTGTGACGCGTAGGAGTTTGTATCAGTTATTATATGATCAGGTGGACAATTGGTTAAATCCTGCTGTGCAATAA
- a CDS encoding peptidase domain-containing ABC transporter, which yields MGIRIKQRDITDCGAACLASVAGYYKLKLPLSKIRLLASTGQKGTNVLGLVEASEKLGFSAKALRGDFESLGLSPKPTIVHLMINNALHHYMVVYKIGKRFVKLMDPMDGIMRKMSHEEFKEMWTGVMVILMPNEEFKAMDHRVSVARRFWFLISPHKSVLLQTMVGALIYSVLGLSISIYLQKIVDNVFIDRNANLLNLMSVAMVVLLLFQIFIGSYNRFFTLKVGQKIDARLILGYYKHLMTLPQRFFDTMRVGEIISRINDAVKIRAFINEVSVGLMVNGFVVLFSFALMFALYWKLALVMILIMPFYFLIYVLTNKVNKKAERNLMEKSASLETQMVESVRSVGLIKKFGVEDYAKLRTESKFVSVLDAVYKSGLNNVFSTNATDLILRLFTIVLLWVGAGYVIGNEISPGELVAFYAIMGYLTGPVASLVGMNKSVHNAMIAADRLFEIMDLEMEEDAAEKFDLEPSSIGDIVFQNVTFRYGSHAKVFDGLDLHIPKGKITGVVGESGSGKSTLLALLQHIYPVESGQIKIGQYDIAYVSHHSLRKQIAVVPQQVELISGSLIENIAFGDLRPNVKKIIEICHLLGMTGFIEALPGGISSHLGEYGISLSGGQRQLVSIARAMYRDPEILILDEASASLDPKSQKNLQSVIKLLSNRGKTIIFITHHLTSVKDFDQIIVMDDGSVVEQGSHDSLVGLEGKYHEMIFR from the coding sequence ATGGGGATTAGAATCAAACAGAGGGATATTACAGATTGTGGAGCAGCTTGTTTGGCTTCAGTTGCAGGTTATTATAAGTTGAAACTGCCTCTCTCAAAGATCAGATTGTTGGCATCCACTGGGCAAAAAGGGACCAATGTTTTGGGCTTGGTGGAAGCTTCAGAAAAACTTGGTTTTTCTGCCAAGGCCCTAAGAGGTGATTTCGAGAGTTTGGGCCTGTCTCCTAAGCCAACGATTGTTCATTTAATGATCAACAACGCCCTGCACCATTATATGGTGGTATATAAGATAGGTAAGAGATTCGTTAAACTCATGGATCCAATGGATGGCATCATGCGAAAAATGAGCCATGAGGAATTTAAGGAAATGTGGACAGGAGTGATGGTGATACTGATGCCAAATGAAGAATTTAAGGCGATGGATCACAGGGTCTCTGTGGCTAGGAGGTTTTGGTTTTTGATCAGCCCTCATAAAAGTGTACTTCTCCAGACAATGGTCGGAGCATTGATTTATTCTGTTTTGGGCTTGTCGATTTCTATCTATTTGCAGAAAATTGTTGATAATGTTTTTATAGATAGGAATGCCAACCTTCTCAACCTGATGAGTGTGGCGATGGTTGTGTTATTGTTGTTCCAGATTTTTATAGGTAGCTATAATAGGTTTTTCACCTTGAAAGTGGGACAAAAAATTGATGCCCGTTTGATTTTGGGGTATTATAAACATTTGATGACCTTGCCTCAGCGTTTTTTTGATACCATGAGGGTGGGAGAAATTATTTCTAGGATAAATGATGCCGTAAAGATTCGGGCATTTATCAATGAGGTTTCCGTGGGCTTAATGGTCAATGGTTTTGTTGTATTGTTTTCCTTTGCTTTAATGTTTGCTTTGTATTGGAAGCTGGCATTGGTTATGATCTTGATCATGCCATTTTATTTTTTGATTTATGTTCTGACCAATAAGGTTAACAAAAAGGCAGAGCGGAATTTAATGGAAAAATCAGCCAGTTTGGAGACTCAAATGGTGGAGTCTGTAAGGTCTGTTGGTTTGATCAAAAAGTTTGGGGTGGAAGATTATGCGAAGCTGAGAACAGAATCCAAATTCGTATCCGTTTTAGATGCTGTTTACAAATCTGGTCTCAATAATGTTTTTTCTACAAATGCTACAGATTTAATATTGCGATTATTCACTATTGTGTTGCTTTGGGTCGGAGCAGGGTATGTGATTGGTAATGAGATCAGTCCTGGAGAGTTAGTGGCATTTTATGCAATAATGGGGTATTTGACGGGTCCTGTTGCCAGCTTAGTGGGGATGAACAAGTCTGTACATAATGCCATGATAGCTGCTGATCGTCTATTTGAAATTATGGATTTGGAAATGGAGGAAGATGCTGCAGAAAAGTTTGATCTTGAGCCATCCTCTATAGGAGATATCGTATTTCAGAATGTTACTTTTAGATATGGTAGTCATGCTAAAGTGTTTGATGGGCTTGATCTACATATCCCAAAGGGTAAGATCACGGGTGTAGTAGGAGAGAGCGGGTCTGGAAAATCCACTTTGTTGGCACTATTGCAGCATATCTATCCGGTGGAGTCTGGTCAAATTAAAATCGGCCAGTATGATATCGCTTATGTCAGCCATCATAGTTTACGGAAGCAAATTGCCGTTGTGCCTCAGCAAGTAGAGTTGATTTCAGGAAGCTTAATAGAAAATATTGCTTTTGGAGATCTTAGGCCGAATGTGAAGAAGATTATTGAAATTTGCCATTTGCTAGGCATGACAGGATTTATAGAAGCACTGCCCGGAGGTATTTCCAGTCATTTGGGAGAATATGGCATCAGTTTATCGGGAGGCCAAAGACAATTGGTTTCTATAGCAAGGGCGATGTACAGGGATCCTGAGATTTTGATTTTGGATGAAGCGAGCGCCTCTTTGGATCCAAAGTCGCAAAAAAACTTGCAATCTGTAATAAAGTTGTTGTCAAATCGAGGTAAAACTATTATTTTCATTACCCATCATCTTACTTCAGTCAAAGATTTTGACCAGATTATTGTAATGGATGATGGAAGTGTGGTAGAGCAAGGTTCCCATGATTCACTTGTTGGTTTGGAAGGGAAGTATCATGAAATGATTTTTAGGTAA
- a CDS encoding helix-turn-helix domain-containing protein gives MNFIKHIERIQLINKLIKEEKTGSPEDLSSRLGISRRQLYNHLESLKDMGLEVSYSRKLNSFYYVDEKHLEMNFSLKVIGPEEIESIYGGVYLPFVEDEEFELDWLGTW, from the coding sequence ATGAATTTCATAAAGCATATCGAGCGTATTCAATTGATCAATAAATTGATCAAGGAAGAGAAGACCGGTAGTCCTGAGGATCTTTCTTCAAGACTAGGGATTAGTAGAAGGCAGCTTTATAATCATTTGGAAAGTCTTAAGGATATGGGACTGGAAGTTTCATATTCCAGAAAACTCAATAGTTTTTATTATGTGGATGAAAAACATTTGGAGATGAATTTTAGCCTTAAGGTGATAGGTCCTGAAGAGATTGAAAGCATTTATGGTGGCGTTTATTTACCTTTTGTTGAGGATGAAGAGTTTGAATTAGATTGGCTAGGGACTTGGTGA
- a CDS encoding M16 family metallopeptidase, giving the protein MKKFSLLMLWGCSVCMPIIAQNDIEFREFTLDNGLYVIMHKDNTTPIVVTSVLYHVGSKNENPERTGFAHFFEHLLFEGSENIGRGEYSKKIQSEGGTLNAFTSNDITYYYESLPSNKLEMALYMESERMLHAKIDEVGVETQREVVKEEKRQRYDNQPYGTILPETLKRAYAEHPYQWAPIGSLEHLNEASLDEFMNFYKSFYVPNNATLTIAGDIDYAQTEEWVRMYFSEIPAGAKDIYRPSIEEPKKITEIRDVIYDNIQIPAVIQAYNLPPKNDPDSYAMDMLSTYLTGGNSSLMTKELVDKQQKALAVAAIPLDLEDGGIFIMYGITNMGVKAEDLESEIDLLVKQVQDEGVSEQDFKKLQNIIENDLVSKNATMSGIAQNLSQSHVFYGDTDHINNELEMYREVSKEDLQRVAKKYLTLEGRVVLYYLPKSEQTEQ; this is encoded by the coding sequence ATGAAAAAGTTTTCACTTTTGATGTTATGGGGCTGTTCTGTTTGCATGCCAATCATTGCGCAGAATGATATTGAATTCAGGGAGTTTACACTTGATAATGGTCTGTATGTAATCATGCACAAAGACAATACTACACCGATTGTCGTAACTTCTGTACTCTATCATGTTGGGTCCAAAAATGAAAATCCAGAGCGGACTGGCTTTGCCCATTTTTTTGAGCATTTATTGTTTGAAGGAAGCGAGAATATCGGCCGTGGCGAATATTCAAAGAAAATACAGTCTGAAGGTGGTACGTTAAATGCATTCACGAGTAATGATATTACCTATTATTATGAGTCTTTACCTTCCAATAAGTTGGAAATGGCTTTGTATATGGAGAGTGAACGTATGCTGCATGCCAAAATTGACGAGGTGGGTGTTGAAACACAGCGAGAAGTAGTAAAAGAGGAGAAAAGGCAACGTTATGATAATCAGCCCTATGGGACTATTTTACCAGAAACACTCAAAAGGGCATATGCAGAACACCCCTATCAATGGGCACCAATAGGTTCACTGGAGCATTTGAATGAAGCTTCTTTGGATGAATTTATGAACTTTTATAAATCATTCTATGTGCCTAATAATGCAACATTGACTATTGCTGGAGATATTGATTATGCGCAAACCGAAGAATGGGTGAGGATGTATTTTTCTGAAATTCCTGCAGGTGCTAAGGATATCTACCGTCCCTCCATAGAAGAACCTAAAAAGATTACGGAAATCAGGGATGTAATTTATGATAATATCCAAATACCTGCTGTAATTCAAGCATACAATTTGCCGCCTAAAAATGATCCTGATTCCTATGCCATGGATATGTTGTCTACATATTTGACTGGAGGGAATTCTTCCTTGATGACCAAAGAGCTTGTAGATAAACAGCAAAAAGCCTTGGCAGTAGCCGCTATTCCTCTTGATTTGGAGGATGGAGGGATCTTTATTATGTATGGAATTACCAATATGGGCGTTAAGGCAGAAGATTTGGAATCTGAAATAGATCTTTTGGTAAAGCAAGTTCAGGATGAAGGTGTTTCAGAGCAAGACTTTAAAAAGCTACAAAATATCATCGAGAATGACCTGGTTAGCAAAAACGCTACTATGTCTGGTATAGCTCAAAACCTTTCCCAATCCCATGTATTCTATGGCGATACTGATCATATCAATAACGAATTAGAAATGTATAGGGAGGTGAGCAAAGAAGATTTGCAGCGGGTAGCTAAGAAATACTTGACCTTAGAAGGTAGGGTAGTACTTTATTATCTTCCAAAATCTGAACAAACAGAACAATAG
- a CDS encoding M16 family metallopeptidase, which yields MKKTYIYILICMVFSSISYAQVDRSKYPEPGPAPKIELEDPATFTLDNGLKVFVVENHKLPRVAFSLVINRDPLLEKDKAGMTGFVGDMLTAGTSNRSKDELDEEVDFIGASLSAGSTSIYASSLKKHQGKILDLMSDVLYNPIFPQEELDKLKKQAITALATSKDDPNSISGRLTAALVFGKDHPYGETQTEESLGNVTVEDIKAYYQTYFKPNVAYLAIVGDIDEKEAKKVVEEHFSEWEKGEVPEFDYEQPELPENNKVALVDRSASVQSVIDITYPLEMSLNNDEYLDTRVLNYILGGGSTSRLFMNLREDKGYTYGAYSSIGSDKLVTSFSAGASVRTAVTDSAIHEFIYEIHRIVEEGVKKEELDAAKASLTGSFGRALESPSTLANFAINIDRYDLPKDFYTTYLQRLSALTVEDINTAANKYIKPENMYITIVGNGSDLKGKLEQFGEVSLFDNQGNPAKEIEMTDANITAEKVIDKYIDAIGGKDALSVLETAKIVMKAEVQGQEIEMTVLYDDPGMRFNQKVAMMGNTVSSTTLADGKGAVVAMGNTQELSDEQYEEAKMSMFLIPELHYVDLMYSLSLDGIKDVEGENAYKVVVSNPTGAKTVNYYSVDSGLKIKSENEKSGEMMFLDYEEKNGVMYPMKNIVKSPMIPVPLNTTVESLEFNPALTDEDFK from the coding sequence ATGAAAAAGACATATATATATATTCTTATTTGCATGGTGTTTTCAAGTATCAGCTATGCGCAAGTAGATAGAAGTAAATATCCTGAACCAGGTCCAGCTCCTAAGATTGAACTTGAAGATCCAGCGACATTTACCTTGGACAATGGACTAAAGGTTTTTGTGGTAGAAAACCACAAATTGCCGAGAGTAGCCTTTTCATTAGTGATCAATAGGGATCCCCTGTTGGAAAAGGACAAGGCTGGTATGACCGGTTTTGTTGGGGATATGTTGACAGCTGGTACCAGTAATAGAAGCAAAGATGAATTGGATGAAGAGGTTGATTTTATCGGTGCTTCCTTGAGTGCTGGTTCCACATCCATTTATGCCTCATCATTGAAAAAGCATCAAGGCAAAATATTAGACTTGATGTCAGATGTGCTGTATAATCCCATATTTCCTCAAGAGGAATTGGATAAGCTAAAGAAACAAGCTATCACAGCTTTGGCTACATCAAAGGATGATCCCAATTCAATCAGCGGGAGATTAACAGCTGCTTTGGTGTTCGGTAAGGATCATCCCTATGGAGAAACGCAAACTGAGGAAAGTTTGGGAAATGTTACTGTTGAGGATATTAAAGCTTATTATCAAACTTATTTTAAACCTAATGTAGCTTATTTGGCGATAGTAGGTGATATAGACGAGAAAGAAGCGAAAAAGGTAGTAGAAGAACACTTTTCTGAATGGGAAAAAGGAGAGGTGCCAGAATTTGATTATGAGCAACCCGAATTGCCAGAAAATAATAAAGTAGCTTTGGTGGATAGATCCGCATCAGTTCAATCTGTTATTGATATCACCTATCCATTGGAAATGAGTTTAAATAACGATGAGTATCTCGATACGAGGGTATTGAATTATATTTTGGGAGGTGGTTCTACTTCCCGTTTGTTTATGAATTTAAGGGAAGATAAGGGATATACCTATGGAGCATATTCGTCTATTGGTTCTGATAAGTTGGTTACCAGCTTTTCGGCAGGAGCTTCTGTGAGGACAGCAGTGACAGATTCCGCTATTCATGAATTTATCTATGAAATCCATAGAATAGTAGAAGAAGGGGTGAAGAAGGAAGAACTGGATGCAGCCAAGGCAAGTTTGACCGGGAGTTTTGGTAGGGCTTTAGAAAGTCCATCCACTTTGGCCAATTTTGCTATTAATATTGACCGCTATGATCTTCCAAAGGATTTTTATACCACTTATTTGCAGCGGCTTAGCGCATTGACTGTTGAGGATATCAATACAGCAGCAAATAAGTATATCAAACCTGAAAATATGTACATCACTATTGTGGGCAATGGTTCTGACCTTAAGGGAAAGCTTGAGCAATTTGGGGAAGTGAGCTTGTTTGATAACCAAGGAAACCCTGCCAAGGAAATCGAGATGACAGATGCTAATATTACCGCAGAAAAAGTGATTGATAAATACATTGATGCCATAGGAGGGAAAGATGCGTTAAGTGTTTTGGAAACAGCCAAGATAGTGATGAAGGCAGAGGTTCAAGGACAGGAGATAGAAATGACAGTCCTTTATGATGATCCAGGTATGCGCTTTAACCAGAAAGTAGCCATGATGGGGAATACAGTTTCCAGTACTACTCTGGCAGATGGGAAAGGAGCTGTAGTGGCCATGGGCAATACGCAGGAGTTGAGTGATGAACAGTATGAAGAAGCTAAAATGAGCATGTTTCTGATACCAGAATTGCACTATGTAGATTTGATGTATAGCTTAAGTTTAGATGGAATCAAAGATGTGGAAGGAGAGAATGCCTATAAAGTGGTTGTGTCAAATCCAACAGGCGCAAAAACGGTCAATTATTACAGTGTAGATTCAGGATTGAAAATAAAGAGTGAGAACGAAAAGTCAGGAGAGATGATGTTTTTAGATTACGAAGAGAAGAATGGGGTGATGTATCCGATGAAAAATATAGTGAAATCCCCGATGATTCCAGTGCCTTTAAATACTACTGTGGAAAGTTTGGAATTTAATCCAGCACTAACTGACGAAGACTTTAAATAG
- a CDS encoding LolA-like protein, whose protein sequence is MKKTALALAVILAGANFESTAFTEGTANMELVKQEVTAEEVVQKYIAAVGGQAMVDGLRNMEMVMETEIQGMTLNITVITDQENHRALNLTEMNGNQVAKTLIKDGKGTVVSMGKEQEITGERLNSMKSQTYIVPEMYYTDLGYEISYDGTGEVEGEKAHRVLLKDANGVETREYYSIESGLKLMTESEVAGKVVYEDYKDWEGITFPSKITMSNSMMPVPMEVKVISMKMNQELDDQLFD, encoded by the coding sequence ATGAAAAAGACAGCCTTAGCCCTGGCGGTAATTCTTGCTGGGGCAAATTTTGAAAGTACAGCTTTCACTGAAGGTACAGCCAACATGGAGTTGGTGAAGCAGGAAGTGACTGCTGAAGAAGTGGTACAAAAATATATTGCTGCAGTAGGTGGGCAAGCGATGGTCGACGGTCTTAGAAATATGGAAATGGTTATGGAGACGGAGATTCAAGGAATGACTTTGAATATCACGGTGATAACAGACCAAGAAAATCATCGGGCATTGAACCTGACGGAAATGAACGGCAATCAGGTCGCCAAAACTTTGATTAAGGATGGCAAAGGAACTGTGGTAAGTATGGGCAAGGAGCAAGAAATTACCGGAGAGCGCTTGAATTCAATGAAGAGTCAAACTTATATTGTCCCAGAAATGTATTATACCGATTTGGGTTATGAAATCAGTTATGATGGTACAGGGGAAGTTGAAGGGGAAAAGGCCCATAGGGTATTGTTGAAAGATGCCAATGGTGTGGAAACGAGAGAGTATTATAGCATTGAGTCTGGATTGAAATTGATGACAGAGTCGGAAGTGGCAGGAAAGGTCGTTTATGAAGATTACAAAGATTGGGAGGGGATAACTTTCCCATCTAAGATTACGATGTCCAATAGTATGATGCCCGTGCCTATGGAGGTGAAAGTGATTTCGATGAAGATGAATCAGGAACTCGATGATCAACTATTTGATTGA
- a CDS encoding DoxX family protein yields the protein MATISEIESWADTHHPKWIDFIRVALGLFIFYKGVMFIANTNALMEMMSNSDLRFFNLALAHYVAFAHLVGGGLIAFGLLTRFAIIFQIPILIGAVFFVNINQGFLSVSNNLEFEISLAVLILLIVFLFYGSGKFSLDYWMKNHPNW from the coding sequence ATGGCAACTATTTCAGAAATCGAATCTTGGGCTGACACCCACCATCCTAAATGGATTGATTTTATCCGAGTAGCCCTTGGGCTATTCATATTTTATAAAGGCGTCATGTTTATAGCAAATACCAATGCCTTAATGGAAATGATGAGCAATAGTGATCTCCGATTTTTCAATTTGGCCTTGGCGCATTATGTAGCCTTTGCGCATTTGGTTGGGGGAGGATTGATAGCTTTCGGTCTATTGACCAGATTTGCCATCATTTTCCAGATCCCTATATTAATTGGTGCGGTCTTCTTTGTGAACATCAACCAAGGATTCTTATCTGTATCCAATAACCTCGAATTTGAAATTTCTTTAGCCGTACTGATTTTACTTATCGTCTTTTTATTTTATGGTTCTGGAAAATTCTCTCTTGATTATTGGATGAAAAATCATCCAAACTGGTAA